In Pseudothermotoga hypogea DSM 11164 = NBRC 106472, the following are encoded in one genomic region:
- a CDS encoding ABC transporter permease: MLKFLGKRVLQIVILLFIYVTVVYWLIEAMPGSFVDQYLLNPKLTPEIRENLKRQFGFDKPAHIRYLIYMKNFLTLDLGISFSYFPTRVTTIIAERLPRTVFLFVTSTLVSYLLGYNLGKRAAWKRSGLLDKTTTFVGIVFWTIFLPLLAIFNIWLFGVILKILPLNQFIDPNLWKTAPLSAQTIFIRLLLTALVFLVVFLIALLISNRLKTIPAKKAVLYTSSAITVVISIVIWILSGYSVYAWDIIKHMVLPVLTLTLYSFAGSMLVMRDTMLDVIREDYITTAKAKGLPDNVVRDKHAARNALLPLVTNFVISLGFTVGGGIITETMFSWPGIGRAYLEALNTQDTPLLIGLLVFTGIFVLIAHLVADVLYAVLDPRIRY, encoded by the coding sequence GTGCTGAAGTTTCTCGGAAAGAGAGTGCTGCAAATAGTCATACTACTGTTCATCTACGTGACGGTGGTGTACTGGTTGATCGAAGCGATGCCGGGCAGTTTCGTCGATCAGTACCTTCTCAATCCGAAGCTGACGCCGGAGATCAGGGAGAATTTGAAACGACAGTTTGGCTTCGACAAGCCCGCACATATCAGATATCTGATCTATATGAAAAACTTTCTAACGCTGGACCTGGGGATCTCCTTCTCTTACTTTCCCACCAGGGTGACGACGATCATAGCAGAAAGGTTACCGAGGACAGTTTTCCTTTTCGTCACTTCCACGCTTGTTTCTTATCTGCTTGGATACAACCTCGGAAAAAGGGCAGCGTGGAAAAGGAGTGGTTTGCTCGATAAAACGACCACGTTCGTTGGGATCGTCTTTTGGACGATTTTCTTACCATTGCTTGCAATTTTCAACATCTGGTTGTTCGGTGTGATTCTGAAGATCTTGCCCCTCAACCAGTTCATTGACCCGAACCTGTGGAAGACCGCACCTTTATCGGCACAAACGATCTTCATCAGGCTTCTCTTGACGGCCTTGGTGTTTCTCGTAGTTTTTCTGATCGCCCTACTGATCTCAAACAGACTCAAAACGATTCCCGCTAAGAAAGCCGTGCTTTACACTTCTTCAGCTATTACTGTCGTTATTTCAATCGTGATATGGATCCTCTCGGGCTATTCTGTTTACGCCTGGGATATCATAAAGCACATGGTGCTTCCAGTGCTCACACTGACCCTCTACTCTTTTGCGGGTAGTATGCTCGTCATGCGCGACACGATGCTGGACGTCATAAGGGAGGACTACATAACCACCGCTAAGGCGAAAGGTTTACCGGACAACGTCGTCAGGGACAAGCACGCTGCGAGGAACGCGCTCTTGCCTTTGGTCACCAACTTCGTCATAAGCTTGGGATTCACGGTGGGTGGCGGTATCATTACGGAAACGATGTTCTCCTGGCCAGGCATCGGGCGCGCGTATTTGGAGGCGTTGAACACTCAAGATACACCCCTGTTGATAGGCCTTTTGGTCTTCACGGGTATCTTCGTTTTGATCGCGCATTTGGTTGCTGATGTTCTCTACGCGGTCCTCGATCCGCGCATAAGGTATTGA
- a CDS encoding ABC transporter substrate-binding protein, with the protein MRKLFVFVSILVVLSVFAQTINWALLEEPKTLNPWNHYGPNATVWNSYVLGTWYGALYSYSDVRFDWIPSLAADLPKIEQEGNLWAYTVPLRKDVFWSDGTQFTADDVVWTMNTVMKLIKEYGLGGNWASMIDPDYFVKAEKIDDFTVKIYFTQPSLAKANFGALMAPILSKKYWEPKVEEALKTGAPLQTLYNYDNFDEPIIGPFKLVKWEKGAFVQQKARPDYFDKGSTLILYKNGAVEIKNPNTGFYWAGYGEPTGEKMLELVTGPYVEDIIYRIYLNRAAAITALINGDVSFVFNSLGLQKGEADQLAKASGVKVISNTTNGFRYMCFNMRRYPMSIKEFRQAIAALIDREFLCSRVLGGQAFPQYSVVPVGNAFWYNPKVPEITPGYGMSYGERRKLAIDLLKKAGFKWVVEPKIEGNNVVRQGRGLIAPNGQRIEQIELLAPGTGYDPMRATMALYIERWANEIGIPIKANLVDFNYIVQRVWDEPFNFDIYMLGWSLGYYPDHMADFFHSKRAGVGDFNAAGYNNPEFDKLADEFLAASDINKAKELGFKLQEILAEDLPYIVLFDTPIVEAYRVDQIVFPYEQTLSGLQYVGGVPALVKTAQ; encoded by the coding sequence ATGAGAAAGCTGTTCGTGTTTGTCAGCATCCTGGTTGTGCTCTCAGTCTTCGCACAGACTATCAACTGGGCGCTGTTGGAGGAACCTAAGACGCTGAATCCATGGAATCACTACGGTCCAAACGCCACAGTGTGGAACTCGTACGTGCTCGGAACTTGGTACGGAGCGCTGTACAGTTATTCTGACGTGAGGTTCGACTGGATTCCAAGCCTTGCAGCGGATCTTCCAAAGATCGAGCAGGAAGGGAATCTGTGGGCGTACACGGTACCTCTGAGAAAGGATGTGTTTTGGTCTGACGGGACGCAGTTCACCGCGGACGATGTTGTCTGGACAATGAACACCGTTATGAAATTGATCAAGGAATACGGTCTTGGTGGAAACTGGGCAAGCATGATCGATCCTGACTACTTCGTCAAAGCAGAAAAAATCGATGATTTCACGGTGAAGATCTACTTCACTCAGCCGAGTCTGGCGAAGGCGAACTTCGGAGCCCTGATGGCCCCCATTCTGTCCAAGAAATACTGGGAACCAAAAGTTGAAGAAGCGTTGAAGACGGGAGCTCCCTTGCAGACTCTCTACAACTACGACAACTTTGATGAACCCATCATAGGCCCGTTCAAGTTGGTCAAATGGGAAAAGGGAGCGTTCGTCCAGCAGAAGGCCAGGCCAGACTACTTCGACAAAGGAAGCACTCTCATCCTCTACAAGAACGGTGCGGTTGAGATCAAGAACCCCAATACCGGTTTCTATTGGGCTGGCTACGGTGAACCCACGGGTGAAAAGATGCTCGAGCTCGTCACTGGTCCCTACGTGGAAGACATCATTTACAGGATATACCTGAACAGGGCGGCTGCGATCACTGCGTTGATAAACGGCGATGTGAGCTTCGTGTTCAACTCTCTCGGTCTGCAGAAGGGTGAGGCAGACCAGCTTGCCAAGGCCAGTGGCGTGAAGGTCATCAGCAACACGACGAACGGCTTCAGGTACATGTGCTTCAACATGAGAAGATACCCGATGAGCATCAAGGAATTCAGACAGGCCATAGCTGCGCTCATCGACAGAGAGTTCCTCTGCTCAAGGGTCCTTGGTGGTCAGGCCTTCCCGCAGTACAGCGTCGTGCCCGTTGGAAACGCCTTCTGGTACAACCCGAAGGTTCCGGAAATCACACCAGGTTACGGTATGAGCTACGGTGAGAGAAGAAAACTCGCGATAGATCTTCTGAAGAAGGCTGGTTTCAAATGGGTTGTCGAACCGAAGATCGAAGGTAACAACGTCGTGAGACAGGGTAGAGGTCTCATCGCTCCGAACGGTCAGAGGATCGAACAGATCGAGTTGCTCGCTCCGGGCACCGGATACGACCCAATGAGAGCCACGATGGCGCTCTACATCGAAAGATGGGCGAACGAAATAGGCATACCCATCAAGGCCAACCTGGTGGACTTCAACTACATCGTCCAGAGGGTCTGGGACGAGCCGTTCAACTTCGACATCTACATGCTCGGTTGGAGTTTGGGCTACTATCCAGACCACATGGCCGACTTCTTCCACAGCAAACGCGCCGGTGTGGGCGACTTCAATGCGGCCGGTTACAACAACCCAGAGTTCGACAAACTCGCCGATGAATTCTTAGCAGCTTCCGACATAAACAAGGCGAAGGAGCTCGGCTTCAAGCTTCAGGAAATCTTAGCAGAGGACCTTCCGTACATCGTTCTGTTCGACACACCAATCGTGGAAGCCTACAGGGTCGATCAAATCGTATTCCCGTACGAACAAACGCTGTCTGGTTTGCAATATGTGGGCGGAGTGCCTGCACTCGTCAAGACTGCTCAATGA
- a CDS encoding aminotransferase class I/II-fold pyridoxal phosphate-dependent enzyme, producing MAIDRLENALFQELEQLKREGRAKGKEFIIVDVKKPSDGKGPRYLLKGFGNKEFIRMNSNSYLGMSLREDIIKVEEETARKFGVGPGAVRFISGTFQPHRELEKALARFHAREEAMIYSAAYVTVIGVIASLVTPETIVISDELNHNCIINAVRLARPKERFIYRHLDMKDLEEKIVQSVGKAERLIIVTDGVFSMRGDYAPLNVIQSLAEKYDRHFPQNIVTIVDDSHGVGAFGQTGRGTEEVTNAKADLLIGTLGKAFGVNGGYVVSSEILITYLREKAITYIYSNPITPAEAACALKVLQILDSQEGREKLSYLRGLARRFREGLVRLGYETIESEHPIVPLLVRDTKRTADLVNYLIEHGVLATGLNYPVVPKGDETIRFQVNADHTPADIDYVLNVLEKYKRERWNG from the coding sequence GTGGCGATAGACAGACTGGAAAACGCTTTGTTCCAAGAGCTGGAACAGCTCAAGAGGGAGGGAAGGGCGAAGGGAAAGGAATTCATCATCGTCGATGTGAAGAAACCGTCCGATGGTAAGGGTCCAAGGTATTTGTTGAAGGGCTTCGGCAACAAAGAATTCATAAGGATGAACTCGAACTCGTATTTGGGGATGTCTCTGAGGGAGGACATCATAAAGGTGGAGGAGGAAACCGCGCGCAAGTTCGGTGTCGGACCGGGCGCCGTGAGGTTCATAAGCGGGACATTTCAACCCCACAGAGAGCTTGAGAAAGCCCTCGCGAGGTTTCACGCGAGAGAAGAGGCGATGATCTACAGTGCCGCGTACGTGACGGTGATAGGTGTCATCGCCTCGCTCGTAACTCCAGAGACTATAGTCATCAGTGACGAGTTGAACCACAACTGCATCATAAATGCGGTGAGGCTCGCACGACCGAAGGAAAGGTTCATATACAGACACCTCGACATGAAGGATCTCGAGGAAAAGATCGTTCAAAGCGTCGGTAAGGCAGAGAGGCTGATCATCGTCACGGACGGTGTGTTCAGCATGAGAGGAGATTACGCTCCTTTGAACGTGATACAGAGCCTGGCGGAAAAGTACGATCGACATTTTCCTCAGAACATCGTCACCATCGTTGACGATTCGCACGGCGTTGGAGCCTTCGGTCAGACGGGGAGAGGCACCGAAGAAGTCACAAACGCTAAGGCGGATCTTTTGATTGGAACTCTTGGGAAAGCCTTCGGTGTCAACGGAGGATACGTCGTTTCGAGTGAGATACTGATCACTTACCTCAGAGAGAAGGCGATCACGTACATCTATTCCAATCCCATCACTCCGGCCGAGGCCGCCTGTGCTTTGAAAGTGTTGCAAATCCTGGACAGTCAGGAGGGAAGAGAAAAGCTCTCTTACCTGAGAGGCTTGGCGAGAAGATTCCGCGAAGGTTTGGTCAGGCTGGGTTATGAGACGATCGAGAGCGAACATCCTATTGTCCCACTTCTGGTGAGAGACACGAAAAGGACGGCAGATTTGGTGAACTATCTGATCGAACATGGCGTGCTCGCCACTGGGTTGAACTATCCTGTTGTGCCGAAGGGTGATGAAACGATAAGGTTCCAAGTGAACGCAGACCACACACCCGCTGACATAGACTACGTCTTGAACGTTTTGGAAAAATACAAAAGGGAACGATGGAACGGCTGA
- the tdh gene encoding L-threonine 3-dehydrogenase, giving the protein MKALVKTSMAEGLTMMQVPDPDEPGPTEVLIKVKTASICGSDVHIYRWDSWAQSRIKPPLIIGHEFSGIVEKVGEAVQTVKVGDYVACETHIPCLSCAQCRTNRMHVCRDMKILGVDVNGAFAEYVKVPQTVVWKLSKEIDPTFASVMEPFGNAVHTASVEDLTGKIVLISGVGPIGAMAIQVAKASGAAFIIASEIKEFRKSLALANGADIVIDPTKENLESRVMQLTDGNGVDVFLEMSGSVEALKQGLKVTTNGGAVSILGLYGKEVSINIDELITFKSLRLFGITGRRMFETWYVADRLLKHKKVDLSKVVTHVIRFDEWKYGFELMMKGECGKVVMRL; this is encoded by the coding sequence ATGAAGGCTTTGGTGAAGACATCCATGGCGGAAGGTCTCACGATGATGCAGGTGCCGGATCCGGATGAACCGGGTCCGACGGAGGTTCTCATCAAGGTAAAAACGGCTTCCATATGTGGTTCGGACGTGCACATCTACAGATGGGACAGTTGGGCGCAAAGCCGAATAAAACCACCACTCATAATCGGACACGAGTTCTCAGGAATCGTGGAGAAGGTTGGTGAAGCCGTCCAGACGGTGAAAGTTGGAGACTACGTCGCTTGTGAGACGCACATACCCTGTTTGAGTTGTGCACAGTGCCGAACGAACAGAATGCATGTCTGTCGGGACATGAAGATACTCGGTGTTGATGTCAACGGGGCGTTTGCCGAGTACGTGAAGGTTCCTCAGACCGTGGTGTGGAAGTTGTCGAAAGAAATCGATCCGACCTTCGCATCGGTGATGGAACCTTTCGGTAATGCCGTCCACACGGCAAGCGTCGAGGACCTCACGGGTAAGATCGTTTTGATCAGTGGCGTCGGACCCATAGGTGCCATGGCGATACAGGTGGCGAAGGCTTCGGGTGCGGCTTTCATAATCGCTTCGGAAATAAAGGAATTCAGAAAATCTCTCGCACTCGCCAACGGTGCGGACATTGTCATAGATCCCACGAAGGAAAACCTTGAAAGTAGAGTGATGCAGCTGACCGATGGAAACGGTGTCGACGTGTTCCTGGAAATGTCCGGAAGCGTGGAAGCGCTCAAACAGGGTCTGAAGGTAACGACGAACGGAGGAGCCGTCTCGATCCTTGGACTCTACGGGAAGGAGGTTTCCATCAACATCGACGAACTCATCACCTTCAAATCTCTCAGACTCTTCGGTATCACGGGAAGAAGAATGTTCGAAACATGGTATGTGGCGGACAGACTCCTGAAGCACAAAAAAGTGGACCTCTCGAAGGTCGTGACACACGTTATCAGATTCGATGAATGGAAATACGGTTTCGAACTGATGATGAAGGGAGAGTGTGGAAAGGTTGTCATGAGGCTCTGA
- a CDS encoding DAK2 domain-containing protein: MNGKFMKLAFEKGTEELALHVDELNALNVFPVPDGDTGSNMLATMREGCKYLEQLTKTDLCSVMEAIKNGTLMGARGNSGVILSQIFRGFAIYCEKKKSLEPRDILGMIKEAKNVAYKAVMKPVEGTILTVLRRIVERSEEAANFQDFPEVLKWIVQVAEEAVKETPKLLPVLREANVVDAGAKGLLYIFKGFYAAALGEKANLELLTSKDGEVTVELPIEELTFQYCTEVMIKRENNFSDVEVELFRSFLEGMGDSAVVVHDSAILKTHVHTNNPGLVIEEALKYGEILKVKIDNMKLQHEHVVQQAEQRRKYGFVAVSPGQGISTILRNLGVDQIVRGGQTMNPSTADLKIAIERVNADVVFVFPNNPNIHMAAKQAAEQINDKKVIIIPTNTVQECISAMMAFDPNESEEALTRKFKEAASYIIALSITRAVRDAKHNGTKIKKGEYMILKGKALIAHGQSLKQALHRALLALDLRGREIVTIFKGQDARDDDVAILENVFKNVMDNPQIDVQEGGQPHYPYLLMIE, from the coding sequence GTGAATGGCAAATTCATGAAGCTCGCGTTCGAGAAAGGGACAGAGGAACTCGCACTCCACGTGGATGAGTTGAACGCCCTCAACGTCTTTCCCGTTCCCGATGGTGACACCGGATCGAACATGCTCGCAACCATGCGCGAGGGTTGCAAGTACTTGGAGCAACTGACGAAGACCGATCTTTGTTCTGTCATGGAAGCAATAAAGAATGGTACATTGATGGGAGCACGTGGAAATTCCGGAGTGATACTTTCACAAATTTTCAGAGGTTTTGCGATTTACTGTGAGAAAAAGAAATCCTTAGAGCCCCGAGATATCCTGGGAATGATAAAGGAAGCAAAGAACGTGGCGTACAAAGCCGTCATGAAACCGGTTGAAGGTACGATCCTCACCGTGTTGAGGAGAATCGTCGAACGTTCCGAAGAAGCTGCAAACTTTCAAGATTTTCCGGAAGTCTTGAAGTGGATAGTCCAAGTTGCCGAAGAAGCAGTCAAAGAAACTCCGAAACTTTTGCCGGTTCTCAGAGAGGCAAATGTGGTGGACGCCGGTGCGAAGGGATTGCTCTACATATTCAAAGGTTTCTACGCCGCTGCGCTCGGGGAGAAAGCAAATTTGGAGCTACTCACGAGCAAGGATGGTGAAGTGACGGTCGAACTTCCAATCGAGGAGCTGACCTTTCAGTACTGTACAGAGGTGATGATAAAGAGAGAGAACAACTTTTCCGATGTGGAAGTGGAACTGTTCAGGAGTTTCCTTGAAGGTATGGGAGACTCTGCTGTTGTGGTGCACGACTCGGCCATTCTGAAAACGCACGTGCACACGAACAATCCCGGTCTGGTCATAGAAGAGGCACTGAAGTACGGAGAGATCTTGAAGGTGAAGATAGACAACATGAAACTGCAGCATGAGCACGTTGTGCAACAAGCCGAGCAGAGAAGAAAGTACGGTTTCGTCGCCGTCTCACCGGGCCAGGGTATCAGCACGATACTGAGGAATCTCGGCGTGGACCAGATCGTTCGCGGTGGACAAACTATGAACCCCAGCACGGCGGATTTGAAGATCGCGATCGAGAGGGTCAACGCCGACGTTGTTTTCGTGTTTCCGAACAATCCCAACATCCATATGGCTGCCAAGCAGGCGGCGGAGCAAATCAACGACAAGAAGGTGATCATCATACCGACGAACACCGTCCAAGAGTGTATCTCAGCCATGATGGCCTTCGATCCGAACGAATCGGAAGAAGCGTTGACAAGAAAATTCAAGGAGGCCGCGAGCTACATAATCGCCTTGAGCATCACGCGTGCCGTCAGAGACGCAAAGCACAACGGCACGAAGATCAAGAAAGGTGAATACATGATCTTGAAAGGCAAAGCGCTGATCGCACACGGTCAATCGTTGAAGCAGGCGCTGCACAGAGCGTTGCTCGCACTGGATCTGAGAGGAAGAGAGATCGTCACGATATTCAAGGGTCAAGACGCCAGAGACGACGATGTGGCCATCTTAGAAAATGTTTTCAAGAACGTTATGGACAATCCTCAGATAGATGTTCAAGAGGGAGGTCAACCACACTATCCGTACCTTCTGATGATCGAATGA
- a CDS encoding Asp23/Gls24 family envelope stress response protein, whose translation MVIKLECGDLEVSLKALKKLAYIATLQSYGPVNISSESFFGKLFGEKEEERIKVEEHDSGKVVVDIYIEVEYGVKVTEVAKNIMENVSHVMQNVGGCEDVEVNVHVTGVR comes from the coding sequence ATGGTGATCAAGTTGGAATGCGGAGATCTTGAAGTGAGTTTGAAAGCACTCAAGAAACTCGCGTACATAGCCACGCTTCAGAGCTATGGGCCTGTGAACATTTCATCGGAAAGCTTTTTTGGAAAGCTTTTTGGCGAGAAAGAAGAAGAAAGGATCAAAGTCGAGGAACATGACAGCGGAAAGGTCGTTGTGGACATCTACATAGAGGTGGAGTACGGGGTGAAGGTCACAGAGGTGGCCAAGAACATCATGGAAAACGTGTCTCACGTCATGCAGAATGTTGGTGGTTGCGAGGACGTTGAGGTTAACGTGCACGTTACGGGAGTTCGTTGA
- the dxs gene encoding 1-deoxy-D-xylulose-5-phosphate synthase, which translates to MTIDQLKDAKVEDLERFADLIRKRIIEVVSQNGGHLASNLGVVELTLALYKVFDPRQDVIVWDTSHQCYAHKLLTYRWNEFSTLRKFGGISGFNTTKESPLDRFGAGHAGTAVAAALGIEKGLNLLGQKKNVVVVLGDGALTNGETLESLNQLKSLNSKLKIVLNDNGMSISQNVGALSEAFAKLRTSQAYLTFKNLVKKALSISSLGKNLEEELKRLRESLKQFIQGVDFFEALGLKHIGPVDGHDLRLLVGIFERIRDYDYPVVVHVVTQKGRGYKPAEENCVFFHSSPKFDPESGEPVLKEGWLSYSEVFGETLLRLAQTDEKLFAITAAMPDGTGLRKFSESLPDRFVDLGITEQSCVTFAAGLASVGMRPVVAIYSTFLQRAYDQIVHDVALQDLNVIFAVDRAGLVGEDGPTHHGVFDIALFRTVPNSKIFAPRSLQDLVNVLRSVVEMNVNGTVAIRYPKQTEAGIFEELWNQSKLIDPFQWEIIKEGKDVAVLAVGTMVQNVLSANLNATVVHVRCVKPLDEKTLLRIAETHESIVTVEEGVINGGFGESVLNFLNDRGLVKKVLLMGIEDDFVPHGSREELLKLQKLDPESIRDRVVLFLRKEVGTYGDQVGMRRS; encoded by the coding sequence CTGACGATAGATCAACTGAAGGACGCGAAGGTTGAGGATTTAGAAAGATTCGCCGATTTGATAAGAAAGAGGATCATCGAGGTCGTTTCACAGAACGGAGGCCATCTGGCTTCCAATCTGGGTGTTGTTGAGCTCACATTGGCGCTCTACAAAGTGTTCGACCCGAGACAAGACGTGATCGTTTGGGACACCTCCCATCAGTGCTACGCGCACAAGCTCTTGACTTACAGATGGAACGAGTTTTCAACGCTCAGAAAGTTTGGGGGCATAAGCGGTTTCAACACCACTAAGGAAAGCCCGCTGGACAGGTTTGGCGCAGGCCATGCTGGTACGGCGGTGGCTGCCGCACTGGGCATAGAGAAGGGGCTGAACCTGCTCGGTCAGAAGAAGAATGTGGTGGTCGTTCTCGGTGACGGTGCACTGACGAATGGAGAAACGCTCGAGAGTTTGAACCAGTTGAAGAGTTTGAATTCGAAATTGAAGATCGTACTCAACGACAACGGTATGTCCATTTCTCAAAACGTTGGAGCACTCTCAGAAGCTTTCGCCAAATTGCGTACGAGCCAGGCGTATCTCACTTTCAAGAATCTGGTCAAAAAGGCGCTCTCGATTTCCTCATTGGGAAAGAATCTCGAAGAAGAATTGAAAAGACTCAGAGAGAGCCTGAAACAATTCATTCAGGGTGTGGATTTCTTCGAGGCACTCGGCTTGAAACACATCGGGCCCGTGGACGGCCACGATCTGAGGCTCCTCGTTGGGATATTCGAAAGAATAAGGGATTACGATTATCCTGTCGTCGTGCATGTCGTCACACAGAAGGGTAGAGGTTACAAACCGGCGGAGGAGAACTGTGTTTTCTTCCACAGCTCACCGAAATTCGATCCAGAATCTGGCGAGCCCGTCCTCAAGGAAGGTTGGCTCTCCTACAGTGAGGTCTTTGGTGAAACCCTGTTAAGACTGGCTCAGACCGACGAAAAGTTGTTCGCTATAACGGCGGCGATGCCAGACGGAACCGGCCTGAGGAAGTTTTCAGAAAGCCTGCCCGACAGGTTCGTGGATCTGGGTATCACCGAACAGTCATGTGTGACTTTCGCAGCGGGGCTCGCGAGCGTCGGCATGAGACCAGTTGTGGCTATCTATTCGACATTCCTGCAACGTGCGTACGATCAGATCGTTCACGATGTGGCGCTTCAAGATCTGAACGTGATCTTCGCCGTGGATCGTGCGGGGTTGGTCGGTGAGGATGGTCCGACGCACCATGGGGTTTTCGATATCGCTTTGTTCAGAACGGTCCCGAACAGTAAAATATTTGCTCCGCGCAGCCTGCAAGACCTTGTGAACGTGCTGAGATCCGTGGTTGAAATGAACGTGAACGGAACTGTGGCGATCAGGTACCCAAAACAGACGGAAGCAGGGATTTTCGAAGAACTTTGGAACCAATCGAAGTTGATCGATCCGTTCCAGTGGGAGATCATCAAAGAGGGAAAGGACGTGGCTGTTCTCGCTGTCGGAACGATGGTGCAGAACGTTCTCAGTGCAAACTTGAACGCCACGGTTGTTCATGTGCGTTGTGTCAAGCCTCTGGACGAAAAAACGCTCTTGAGGATCGCTGAGACTCACGAATCGATCGTCACCGTGGAAGAGGGTGTGATCAATGGAGGTTTTGGGGAATCTGTCTTGAATTTTCTGAACGACAGGGGCTTGGTCAAAAAGGTTCTTCTCATGGGGATCGAGGATGATTTCGTACCGCACGGTAGTAGGGAGGAACTCTTGAAGTTGCAAAAGCTTGATCCAGAGAGCATTCGCGATCGTGTGGTATTATTTTTGAGAAAGGAGGTAGGAACCTATGGTGATCAAGTTGGAATGCGGAGATCTTGA
- the xseB gene encoding exodeoxyribonuclease VII small subunit, with protein sequence MKIEDMMNELERIVELLNSQNLSLDESLEFYRRGIEMYKRLQEALNKAKIEVEDLYAQLHRSEVQTYADDRSTEGREG encoded by the coding sequence ATGAAGATAGAAGATATGATGAACGAGCTTGAGAGAATTGTTGAGCTTCTGAACTCTCAGAATTTGTCACTCGATGAATCACTCGAGTTCTACAGAAGGGGCATCGAGATGTACAAAAGGTTGCAGGAAGCGCTGAACAAGGCAAAGATCGAGGTTGAGGATCTGTACGCACAGTTGCATCGGAGCGAGGTGCAAACGTATGCTGACGATAGATCAACTGAAGGACGCGAAGGTTGA
- the xseA gene encoding exodeoxyribonuclease VII large subunit — MDWNEERVYTVSDITFYIENLFEGDPNLTDVTVAGEVIDCRTRNNHLFFSLKDDYASIGCILFGGAHMQVHLESGQMVQVTGDVRVYAPRGQYRLLCKKLKLLSGRGAMFLKLKETYEKLNRMGVFSRPKKKLPRFPSLIGVITSRDSAAFQDIVRTISERFPFVKLVLYHTSVQGESAKEEILRALSDANLRELDVVIIARGGGAKEDLWLFNDEEVVMSVYELRHPVITGVGHQIDTVLVDLVADVAAHTPTAAAQYAVPDIRDVMNGVQQSLGLCYSNVLRILNNVREHSEELLLEMKGSVIESLEDFRKLSQQRLEEMKSAIDRKIDSLNQRMELLGAKLNLLDPISELKRGYVIAEKDGVRMVSKSQLSHGDVLVIRFHDGSVRVIVDEDRRYDERA; from the coding sequence GTGGATTGGAATGAGGAGCGCGTTTACACTGTCAGCGACATCACCTTCTACATAGAGAATCTCTTTGAAGGCGATCCAAACCTGACGGACGTTACGGTCGCAGGCGAGGTTATTGATTGCAGGACGAGGAACAACCATCTGTTCTTCTCTTTGAAGGATGATTACGCTTCGATCGGTTGTATTCTGTTTGGAGGGGCACACATGCAGGTTCATCTGGAGAGCGGACAGATGGTTCAGGTCACCGGAGATGTCAGAGTTTACGCCCCGAGAGGTCAGTACAGACTCCTGTGCAAGAAATTGAAGTTGCTTTCCGGCAGAGGTGCCATGTTTCTGAAGCTGAAAGAAACCTACGAGAAGCTGAACAGGATGGGTGTGTTCTCCAGACCGAAGAAAAAGTTGCCGAGATTTCCTTCGCTGATTGGTGTCATCACCTCGAGGGATTCAGCAGCTTTTCAGGACATAGTGAGAACGATTTCGGAGAGGTTTCCATTCGTCAAACTGGTGCTCTATCACACAAGTGTTCAGGGAGAGTCAGCCAAGGAGGAGATTTTGAGGGCTCTGTCCGATGCAAACCTTCGTGAACTGGACGTTGTCATAATAGCGAGGGGTGGAGGCGCGAAGGAAGATCTGTGGTTGTTCAACGACGAGGAGGTTGTGATGAGCGTTTATGAACTGAGGCATCCTGTGATCACGGGAGTCGGACACCAGATAGACACGGTGCTCGTTGATCTTGTGGCCGATGTGGCTGCCCACACACCGACCGCGGCTGCGCAGTATGCGGTACCCGACATACGAGACGTTATGAACGGCGTGCAACAGTCGTTGGGGTTGTGCTATTCTAACGTGCTGAGAATCTTGAACAACGTCAGGGAACATTCCGAAGAGCTACTGCTCGAGATGAAAGGCAGCGTAATCGAGTCTTTGGAAGACTTCAGAAAACTTTCACAGCAAAGGCTCGAAGAGATGAAATCTGCGATCGATAGAAAGATCGATTCTTTGAACCAAAGGATGGAACTACTGGGTGCCAAGCTGAACCTTCTTGATCCGATCTCTGAACTTAAGCGCGGTTATGTGATCGCGGAAAAGGATGGTGTGAGAATGGTATCGAAAAGCCAGTTATCCCATGGAGATGTGCTCGTGATAAGATTCCACGATGGGTCGGTGAGGGTGATAGTGGATGAAGATAGAAGATATGATGAACGAGCTTGA